The following coding sequences are from one Nymphalis io chromosome 17, ilAglIoxx1.1, whole genome shotgun sequence window:
- the LOC126774927 gene encoding SAGA-associated factor 29, whose product MPLTADVAAQQVQERLRSLHRLIYDIEAERSCNEQCIDSILRAEKAAESSSSAEDSSGSSQQQMQLKSLYKAGLTAAEQEERVLRAALSRIYEIRAIKNERRIQARHAGNKETIGCGALMKMLLSAAQTLPLHVGRVGERAPPLCGAVPADAGHVARAGDAVAALVRVSEKEENWILAEVVSWLPAQGKYEVDDIDEEQKNRHVLSKRRVVALPLMRADPRTDEHALFPKGAVVMALYPQTTCFYRAVVNRLPACAADPYEVLFEDSSYADGYSPAERVAQRYVIAIKEGKGRGT is encoded by the exons ATGCCGTTGACCGCTGATGTAGCAGCACAGCAAGTGCAG GAACGATTAAGATCTTTGCATAGATTGATATATGACATAGAAGCAGAGAGAAGTTGCAATGAGCAATGTATTGACTCAATATTGAGAGCTGAGAAAGCTGCTGAATCCTCTTCATCAGCGGAAGATTCTTCTGGTTCCTCTCAACAG CAAATGCAGCTCAAGAGTTTATATAAAGCGGGACTTACGGCTGCAGAACAAGAAGAAAGAGTTCTCCGTGCCGCTCTATCACGAATTTATGAAATACGCGCTATAAAAAATGAAAGACGTATTCAA GCTCGTCATGCCGGCAACAAGGAAACAATCGGTTGTGGAGCTCTAATGAAGATGCTGCTGAGTGCGGCGCAGACGCTGCCGCTGCACGTGGGGCGCGTGGGCGAGCGCGCGCCGCCGCTGTGCGGCGCCGTGCCCGCCGACGCGGGGCACGTGGCGCGCGCGGGGGACGCCGTCGCCGCGCTCGTCAGGGTCTCCGAGAAAGAGGAGAACTGGATTCTGGCCGAG GTAGTGAGCTGGCTGCCGGCGCAGGGCAAGTACGAGGTGGACGACATCGACGAGGAGCAGAAGAACCGGCACGTGCTGAGCAAGCGGCGCGTGGTGGCGCTACCGCTGATGCGCGCCGACCCGCGCACGGACGAGCACGCGCTGTTCCCCAAGGGCGCCGTGGTCATGGCGCTCTACCCGCAGACCACGTGCTTCTACCGCGCCGTCGTCAACCGCCTGCCCGCCTGCGCCGCCGACCCCTACGAAGTCTTGTTCGAG GACTCGTCGTATGCGGACGGGTATTCCCCGGCAGAACGTGTCGCTCAACGATACGTTATTGCCATTAAGGAAGGAAAG GGTCGCGGCACCTGA
- the LOC126774925 gene encoding uncharacterized protein LOC126774925, whose amino-acid sequence MSVVGPEFFSFIKKLEDNGDKLTPGSPIEQPLEFEFNNSSCYICNGYYGPSFGEPVCITCHAFLFPDFPSYLPSSYFCSEKTDDGDSGNDEPSDLNFSSERKINKACPLPAWWYYRNSLDSETSPEDETSRTSNSGPCASGSGSGGSGSGPSSAPREGIEDLVGQGHPPQPPSLSRSLQALSTPRLPDNLAPGLVEHLPSEVLLCIFRYLDDLSLCACACVCVRWRRLVVARVPPPRWAAFAARRWPLFRPLLANIDWQKKYQSLVESCFCRNCLVQMCVQAQPAGDENAWRRNRLKIELKMLRNDPPEGIAATPLDAKCCHWQASVTGPVGSPYEGGVFYLYIQVPYSYPMSPPVVRFLTRILHPNVSRHGDVGIDSVHHNWSLALTLSKVLISIQSLLTDPYTNVCMEPEVGAMYVRERARFEALARRWTWRYAMHDVLPA is encoded by the exons atgtctGTAGTAGGTCCAGagttttttagttttatcaaaaaattagaAGATAATGGTGATAAATTAACACCTGGTTCACCAATAGAACAACCTCTTGAGTTTGAATTCAAT AATTCAAGTTGTTATATCTGCAATGGATATTATGGACCTAGCTTTGGGGAGCCAGTTTGTATTACTTGCCATGCATTTCTGTTCCCTGATTTCCCATCTTATTTACCAAGCTCATACTTCTGTAGTGAAAAAACTGATGATGGAGACTCGGGTAATGATGAACCATCAGACTTAAACTTTAGCTCTGAGCGAAAGATTAACAAAGCTTGCCCTTTACCTGCTTGGTGGTACTACAGA AATTCTCTTGACAGTGAGACAAGTCCTGAAGATGAAACCAGTCGCACCAGCAACTCAGGGCCTTGTGCCAGTGGCAGTGGTAGTGGAGGTAGTGGATCTGGACCTTCGTCAGCACCTAGAGAGGGGATTGAAGATTTAGTTGGGCAAGGCCACCCTCCTCAGCCGCCTAGTCTTTCAAGATCACTTCAAGCACTCTCAACACCTCGCCTTCCTGATAACTTAGCCCCAGGGCTTGTGGAACACTTACCATCTGAAG TGCTGCTGTGCATATTCCGCTACCTGGACGACCTGTCGCtgtgcgcgtgcgcgtgcgtGTGCGTGCGCTGGCGGCGGCTGGTGGTGGCGCGCGTGCCGCCGCCGCGCTGGGCCGCCTTCGCCGCGCGGCGCTGGCCGCTGTTCCGCCCGCTGCTCGCCAACATCGACTGGCAGAAG aaGTACCAGTCGCTTGTGGAGTCGTGTTTCTGTCGTAACTGCCTGGTGCAGATGTGCGTGCAAGCTCAGCCCGCCGGAGACGAGAACGCTTGGAGACGAAACAGACTCAAAATTGAACTAAAG ATGTTGCGCAACGATCCCCCGGAGGGCATCGCGGCGACTCCGTTGGACGCCAAGTGCTGCCACTGGCAGGCCAGCGTCACGGGGCCCGTGGGCTCCCCCTATGAGGGCGGAGTCTTCTACCTCTACATTCAAGTCCCTTACTC GTACCCGATGAGCCCGCCCGTGGTGCGCTTCCTGACGCGCATCCTGCACCCCAACGTGTCGCGCCACGGCGACGTGGGCATCGACTCCGTGCACCACAACTGGTCGCTCGCCCTCACGCTCTCCAAGGTGCTCATCTCCATACAGAGCCTGCTCACTGACCCCTACACCAAC GTGTGCATGGAGCCCGAGGTGGGCGCCATGTACGTGCGCGAGCGCGCGCGCTTCGAGGCGCTGGCGCGGCGCTGGACGTGGCGCTACGCCATGCACGACGTGCTGCCCGCCTGA
- the LOC126775145 gene encoding retinoblastoma-like protein 2 isoform X1: MSKQDESEDNWIAAMDNLCSKLNVDPVAAKKSKESFSEIKQNYTLDGDILHWMACALYVACRTSITPTVQTGKAVEGNCVSLTRLLRLCNISLIQFFNKIKNWMEMASMSTDFKDRITRLEHKFAVSTVLFRKFQPIFQEIFSGLTNEPVKTSTKSKKQKLQPCTTNALFEFTWCMYVCVKGEFHNSADDLVDMYHVLLSCLDFAFANAFMARRIDLINPAFKGLPADWLKDDFELPKKPPCIISVLCEIKEGLAVEAATMKEYSWRPVVKTFFEKGILKGNSDDLTGLLDIGNFDVNVKSLNNLYETYVLSVGEFDERIFLGEHANEQIGTKNKVSGDEISQVIASFGPSARACPDTPLTGRRYLARREELTPVSEATNSLARLAALLRHARPKPSPHLLRFFADCGVSEETINNNVVRPCNGWMEQFSSNLKECNCSNETIAFRCNMVTCLYYKVFEHIIREEHRKKPQLSLQVLLSQETYQLTVYACCTEVVLHAYGVHSLRFPRVLQIYGLSAFHFYKIIELVVQAVVEKLSRDVIKHLNAVEEQVLESLVWTSDSPLWDQLSKIPVPASTEVYVQDSPNSRRNISGLQSPVSAVIDRFLTPMADQAKKQLFKDNIKPGQSLLVQTNNNIKQEATSPQSPPNATISSTESTPNTTPKKANNSLMLFFRKFYSLAVVRMNDLCTRLRLTDEELKRKIWTCLEYSIMHQTQLMKDRHLDQILMCAVYVICKVSNTATNQVERTFADIMRCYRQRPLADNHVYRSVLINKGNEEESPERGDLINFYNKVYVKCMQNFALRFTGRHECSLSPLPAGRAARAGRWSPGGQRVSERHQLYVKPLTTPPHHHHHLTYRFSRSPAKDLHAINTMVSCEVGGVKRPAEGGDVVKRARYAAPGVARKLQGLVSDRQAV, from the exons ATGTCTAAACAAGACGAAAGTGAAGATAATTGGATTGCAGCTATGGATAATCTATGTTCGAAGTTAAACGTAGATCCAGTAGCTGCGAAAAAATCAAAAGAATCTTTctcagaaataaaacaaaattatactttagat GGGGATATTTTACACTGGATGGCTTGTGCTTTATACGTAGCATGTCGTACGTCCATCACCCCTACAGTCCAAACAGGGAAAGCTGTGGAAGGAAATTGTGTCAGCCTCACAAGACTTCTCAGACTTTGTAACATAag tcttatacaattttttaataaaatcaaaaattggATGGAAATGGCTTCCATGTCAACCGACTTCAAAGACAGGATAACTAGATTAGAACACAAATTTGCTGTGTCCACAGTGCTTTTTAGAAAATTTCAACCCATTTTTCAAGAAATTTTCTCTGGATTAACAAATGAGCCAGTTAAAACAAGCactaaaagtaaaaaacaaaa GTTACAACCATGTACAACAAATGCATTATTTGAGTTCACGTGGTGTATGTATGTCTGTGTAAAGGGGGAGTTTCATAATTCCGCTGATGATCTTGTTGACATGTATCATGTGCTCTTATCATGTCTTGACTTTGCATTTGCCAATGCATTCATGGCTCGTAGGATTGATTTAATCAATCCAGCATTTaaag GTCTGCCAGCTGATTGGCTCAAAGATGACTTTGAACTGCCAAAGAAACCACCATGCATTATATCAGTATTGTGTGAGATTAAAGAAGGCTTAGCTGTTGAAGCTGCAACTATGAAAGAGTATAGCTGGAGACCGGTTGTTAAAACTTTCTTCGAAAAAGGG ATTTTAAAAGGCAATAGCGATGATCTCACCGGTCTGCTAGACATAGGAAACTTCGATGTCAatgttaaatctttaaataatctCTACGAAACATATGTACTCAGTGTAGGAGAATTTGATGAGAGAATATTTTTAG GGGAACACGCCAACGAACAAATCGGAACGAAAAACAAAGTATCCGGGGATGAAATTTCACAAGTGATCGCATCATTCGGGCCG AGCGCGCGCGCGTGCCCCGACACGCCGCTGACGGGGCGGCGCTACCTGGCGCGGCGCGAGGAGCTGACGCCGGTGTCGGAGGCCACCAACAGCCTGGCGCGCCTGGCCGCGCTGCTGCGACACGCGCGCCCCAAGCCCTCGCCGCATCTGCTGCGCTTCTTTGC tgATTGTGGTGTGAGCGAAgagacaataaacaataatgtaGTACGACCCTGCAATGGATGGATGGAACAATTTTCAAGTAACCTAAAAGAGTGTAATTGCAGCAATGAAACTATTGCATTTAGATGTAATATGGTcacatgtttatattataaggtCTTTGAACATATAATAAGAGAAGAACACAGAAAAAAACCCCAATTATCATTACAA GTGCTTCTATCACAAGAGACCTATCAGCTAACAGTATACGCATGTTGCACGGAGGTGGTGCTGCACGCGTACGGTGTTCATTCCCTACGGTTTCCTCGAGTCTTGCAGATATATGGCTTGAGTGCATTCCACTTCTATAAGATTATTGAGCTAGTTGTCCAAGCTGTAGTTGAGAAGCTTAGTAGAGATGTCATTAAGCATCTAAATGCG GTAGAAGAGCAAGTCCTAGAATCTCTAGTATGGACATCAGACAGTCCTTTGTGGGACCAACTTAGTAAAATTCCTGTTCCAGCCTCAACTGAAGTTTATGTACAAGATTCACCCAACAGTCGCAGAAATATAA GTGGTTTGCAATCTCCTGTGTCTGCTGTTATCGATCGTTTCCTTACTCCGATGGCAGATCAAGCTAAGAAACAATTAttcaaagataatattaaacctGGTCAGTCACttttag TTCAAaccaacaataatataaaacaagaagCCACCTCCCCGCAGTCTCCACCCAacgcaacaatatcaagtacagaGAGCACTCCAAACACGACACCCAAGAAAGCCAACAACTCGTTAATGCTGTTCTTTAGAAAG ttttacaGTCTAGCGGTTGTTCGAATGAACGACCTTTGTACCCGACTGCGGTTAACCGACGAAGAATTAAAGCGTAAAATATGGACGTGTCTCGAATATTCCATAATGCATCAAACGCAACTTATGAAAGACAGGCATCTGGACCAGATTTTAATGTGTGCTGTGTATGTTATTTGTAAG GTTTCAAATACTGCAACTAATCAAGTGGAGCGAACATTTGCGGACATTATGCGTTGTTACCGACAACGGCCTCTCGCTGATAATCATGTATATAGATCTGTATTAATCAATAAGGGAAACGAAGAAG aatcacCAGAAAGAGGAgatttgataaatttttataacaaagtcTATGTGAAGTGTATGCAGAATTTTGCTCTAAGATTCACCGGGAGGCAT GAGTGCAGTCTGTCGCCGCTGCCGGcggggcgggcggcgcgcgcgggccGCTGGTCGCCGGGCGGGCAGCGCGTGTCCGAGCGCCACCAGCTCTACGTGAAGCCGCTCACCACGCCGCCGCACCACCACCATCACCTCACCTACCGGTTCAGCCGCAGCCCCGCCAAG GACCTGCACGCGATCAACACGATGGTGTCGTGCGAGGTGGGCGGCGTGAAGCGGCCGGCGGAAGGCGGTGACGTGGTGAAGCGCGCGCGGTACGCCGCGCCCGGCGTGGCGCGCAAGCTGCAGGGACTCGTCAGCGACCGCCAGGCCGTCTGA
- the LOC126775145 gene encoding retinoblastoma-like protein 1 isoform X2: protein MSKQDESEDNWIAAMDNLCSKLNVDPVAAKKSKESFSEIKQNYTLDGDILHWMACALYVACRTSITPTVQTGKAVEGNCVSLTRLLRLCNISLIQFFNKIKNWMEMASMSTDFKDRITRLEHKFAVSTVLFRKFQPIFQEIFSGLTNEPVKTSTKSKKQKLQPCTTNALFEFTWCMYVCVKGEFHNSADDLVDMYHVLLSCLDFAFANAFMARRIDLINPAFKGLPADWLKDDFELPKKPPCIISVLCEIKEGLAVEAATMKEYSWRPVVKTFFEKGILKGNSDDLTGLLDIGNFDVNVKSLNNLYETYVLSVGEFDERIFLGEHANEQIGTKNKVSGDEISQVIASFGPSARACPDTPLTGRRYLARREELTPVSEATNSLARLAALLRHARPKPSPHLLRFFADCGVSEETINNNVVRPCNGWMEQFSSNLKECNCSNETIAFRCNMVTCLYYKVFEHIIREEHRKKPQLSLQVLLSQETYQLTVYACCTEVVLHAYGVHSLRFPRVLQIYGLSAFHFYKIIELVVQAVVEKLSRDVIKHLNAVEEQVLESLVWTSDSPLWDQLSKIPVPASTEVYVQDSPNSRRNISGLQSPVSAVIDRFLTPMADQAKKQLFKDNIKPVQTNNNIKQEATSPQSPPNATISSTESTPNTTPKKANNSLMLFFRKFYSLAVVRMNDLCTRLRLTDEELKRKIWTCLEYSIMHQTQLMKDRHLDQILMCAVYVICKVSNTATNQVERTFADIMRCYRQRPLADNHVYRSVLINKGNEEESPERGDLINFYNKVYVKCMQNFALRFTGRHECSLSPLPAGRAARAGRWSPGGQRVSERHQLYVKPLTTPPHHHHHLTYRFSRSPAKDLHAINTMVSCEVGGVKRPAEGGDVVKRARYAAPGVARKLQGLVSDRQAV from the exons ATGTCTAAACAAGACGAAAGTGAAGATAATTGGATTGCAGCTATGGATAATCTATGTTCGAAGTTAAACGTAGATCCAGTAGCTGCGAAAAAATCAAAAGAATCTTTctcagaaataaaacaaaattatactttagat GGGGATATTTTACACTGGATGGCTTGTGCTTTATACGTAGCATGTCGTACGTCCATCACCCCTACAGTCCAAACAGGGAAAGCTGTGGAAGGAAATTGTGTCAGCCTCACAAGACTTCTCAGACTTTGTAACATAag tcttatacaattttttaataaaatcaaaaattggATGGAAATGGCTTCCATGTCAACCGACTTCAAAGACAGGATAACTAGATTAGAACACAAATTTGCTGTGTCCACAGTGCTTTTTAGAAAATTTCAACCCATTTTTCAAGAAATTTTCTCTGGATTAACAAATGAGCCAGTTAAAACAAGCactaaaagtaaaaaacaaaa GTTACAACCATGTACAACAAATGCATTATTTGAGTTCACGTGGTGTATGTATGTCTGTGTAAAGGGGGAGTTTCATAATTCCGCTGATGATCTTGTTGACATGTATCATGTGCTCTTATCATGTCTTGACTTTGCATTTGCCAATGCATTCATGGCTCGTAGGATTGATTTAATCAATCCAGCATTTaaag GTCTGCCAGCTGATTGGCTCAAAGATGACTTTGAACTGCCAAAGAAACCACCATGCATTATATCAGTATTGTGTGAGATTAAAGAAGGCTTAGCTGTTGAAGCTGCAACTATGAAAGAGTATAGCTGGAGACCGGTTGTTAAAACTTTCTTCGAAAAAGGG ATTTTAAAAGGCAATAGCGATGATCTCACCGGTCTGCTAGACATAGGAAACTTCGATGTCAatgttaaatctttaaataatctCTACGAAACATATGTACTCAGTGTAGGAGAATTTGATGAGAGAATATTTTTAG GGGAACACGCCAACGAACAAATCGGAACGAAAAACAAAGTATCCGGGGATGAAATTTCACAAGTGATCGCATCATTCGGGCCG AGCGCGCGCGCGTGCCCCGACACGCCGCTGACGGGGCGGCGCTACCTGGCGCGGCGCGAGGAGCTGACGCCGGTGTCGGAGGCCACCAACAGCCTGGCGCGCCTGGCCGCGCTGCTGCGACACGCGCGCCCCAAGCCCTCGCCGCATCTGCTGCGCTTCTTTGC tgATTGTGGTGTGAGCGAAgagacaataaacaataatgtaGTACGACCCTGCAATGGATGGATGGAACAATTTTCAAGTAACCTAAAAGAGTGTAATTGCAGCAATGAAACTATTGCATTTAGATGTAATATGGTcacatgtttatattataaggtCTTTGAACATATAATAAGAGAAGAACACAGAAAAAAACCCCAATTATCATTACAA GTGCTTCTATCACAAGAGACCTATCAGCTAACAGTATACGCATGTTGCACGGAGGTGGTGCTGCACGCGTACGGTGTTCATTCCCTACGGTTTCCTCGAGTCTTGCAGATATATGGCTTGAGTGCATTCCACTTCTATAAGATTATTGAGCTAGTTGTCCAAGCTGTAGTTGAGAAGCTTAGTAGAGATGTCATTAAGCATCTAAATGCG GTAGAAGAGCAAGTCCTAGAATCTCTAGTATGGACATCAGACAGTCCTTTGTGGGACCAACTTAGTAAAATTCCTGTTCCAGCCTCAACTGAAGTTTATGTACAAGATTCACCCAACAGTCGCAGAAATATAA GTGGTTTGCAATCTCCTGTGTCTGCTGTTATCGATCGTTTCCTTACTCCGATGGCAGATCAAGCTAAGAAACAATTAttcaaagataatattaaacctG TTCAAaccaacaataatataaaacaagaagCCACCTCCCCGCAGTCTCCACCCAacgcaacaatatcaagtacagaGAGCACTCCAAACACGACACCCAAGAAAGCCAACAACTCGTTAATGCTGTTCTTTAGAAAG ttttacaGTCTAGCGGTTGTTCGAATGAACGACCTTTGTACCCGACTGCGGTTAACCGACGAAGAATTAAAGCGTAAAATATGGACGTGTCTCGAATATTCCATAATGCATCAAACGCAACTTATGAAAGACAGGCATCTGGACCAGATTTTAATGTGTGCTGTGTATGTTATTTGTAAG GTTTCAAATACTGCAACTAATCAAGTGGAGCGAACATTTGCGGACATTATGCGTTGTTACCGACAACGGCCTCTCGCTGATAATCATGTATATAGATCTGTATTAATCAATAAGGGAAACGAAGAAG aatcacCAGAAAGAGGAgatttgataaatttttataacaaagtcTATGTGAAGTGTATGCAGAATTTTGCTCTAAGATTCACCGGGAGGCAT GAGTGCAGTCTGTCGCCGCTGCCGGcggggcgggcggcgcgcgcgggccGCTGGTCGCCGGGCGGGCAGCGCGTGTCCGAGCGCCACCAGCTCTACGTGAAGCCGCTCACCACGCCGCCGCACCACCACCATCACCTCACCTACCGGTTCAGCCGCAGCCCCGCCAAG GACCTGCACGCGATCAACACGATGGTGTCGTGCGAGGTGGGCGGCGTGAAGCGGCCGGCGGAAGGCGGTGACGTGGTGAAGCGCGCGCGGTACGCCGCGCCCGGCGTGGCGCGCAAGCTGCAGGGACTCGTCAGCGACCGCCAGGCCGTCTGA
- the LOC126775068 gene encoding polyadenylate-binding protein 2-B-like yields the protein MADNDDYLDSIDNNHIDGANGSVNMTDNSLGGDEASGTEVPDLAAIKARVREMEEEAEKLKQMHTEVDKQMSLGSPPGLTSPLNMSIEEKIEVDNRSVYVGNVDYGATAEELEQHFHGCGSINRVTILCNKFDGHPKGFAYIEFGDKDSVQTAMAMDESLFRGRQIKVMPKRTNKPGLSSTNRPPRGMRGRGRSFRGGGGGGFSPYFSSYRPVRRGRQRRSSYYSPY from the exons ATGGCCGATAATGATGATTATTTAGATTCGATTGACAACAATCATATAGACGGAGCCAACGGTTCAGTAAATATGACCGACAACAGCCTGGgc GGAGATGAAGCATCAGGCACTGAGGTTCCGGACCTGGCTGCGATCAAAGCCAGGGTGAGAGAAATGGAGGAAGAAGCcgaaaaactaaaacaaatgcACACAGAAGTTGACAAACAAATGAGCTTGGGAAGCCCACCGGGACTTA CAAGTCCACTCAATATGTCCATAGAAGAGAAAATAGAGGTTGACAATAGATCAGTATATGTTGGTAATGTTGATTATGGAGCTACTGCTGAAGAATTAGAACAGCACTTTCATGGTTGTGGATCTATTAATag ggttacaatattatgtaataagtttgACGGACATCCTAAAGGTTTCGCTTACATAGAATTTGGAGACAAGGACAGTGTACAGACAGCAATGGCTATGGATGAATCTTTGTTTAGAGGACGTCAAATAAAG GTGATGCCAAAACGTACGAATAAACCAGGTCTATCATCAACGAACCGACCGCCACGAGGCATGCGTGGTCGGGGGCGCTCCTTCCGTGGCGGTGGCGGTGGTGGCTTTTCGCCATACTTCTCCAGCTACAGGCCCGTGCGCCGCGGCAG ACAGAGGCGCAGCTCGTATTACTCACCGTACTGA